The following nucleotide sequence is from Alteromonas sp. V450.
CAACAGCATGGCTTGCGACCAGTTTGAAAGCTTCTTTAACCGGGACGACACGTTCAGCTTAGGTGTATGTAACGGCTGTCAGATGCTATCTAACCTTAAATCGCTGATCCCTGGTACTGAGCATTGGCCACATTTCGTGACCAACCAGTCGGCGCGATTTGAAGCTCGTGTTGCTATGGTCGAAGTGGTGGAGTCTAAGTCTGTGCTGCTTGATGGCATGGCAGGTTCGCGTATGCCTATTGCTGTGTCGCACGGTGAAGGTCAGGCTGAATTTGCTAATGACAACGCGCTGTCACAAGTTGGCGCGCAGGTGGCGATGCGTTACGTAGACAACTATGGCAAGCCAACCATGCAATACCCTGCTAACCCGAACGGTTCACCGCAAGGGATCACGGGCCTGACATCACTAGACGGGCGAAGCACTATCATGATGCCGCACCCGGAACGTGTATTTAGAGCCGTTGCAAACTCGTGGCGTCCAGACGATTGGCAAGAAGACGGCGCATGGATGCGTATCTTTAGAAACGCACGTAAGTTTGTTGGTTAACAAAACACGCTTATTTTGACTAAAACAGGGGGAAACCCCTGTTTTAGTCATTAGAAAAATACTGTTTAATAAATACACATACTATAAAAAGGCGTCAAAGCTTTGGCAAAGTGTCAAAAATCTGATTTTTGCCCTTGTCATCAGTTTGTCACTGATCTATTGTAGTGCAAGCAAGGGATGCGAATAGGTTACAGGAGTTGAGTTAGGGCTGTACCAGAGAATGGCATTTGCCACCTGGTTATTAATAATAAGAGACGACCAATGAATCGTTCTTCAAAAGGGTTTGGCTTAACCGGAGTAGCTGTAGCTGTAGTGCTGATGTTCGTAACTGCTGTTTTTAGCACATCTGCGAAGTCTGCCGAAGCTCCAACAACGCTAAGTGTGCTGTCTTCAGTTAAGTAGTCTGAAAGAAAAATTCTAACGCCCGTATTAAGTTGCTTAATACGGGCGTTAATCATTAATACCCCAAAAAAAACGCTCAATAATTTGTTTACGCAATAGCTAAATGAATTCACTCGTATATGAATAAACCGCCTCTACTTTAGCCTTTCTTGTTTTTTTCTCTGTTTATTAGTTTTTGCTGAGGGTGCTTTTTCAATAACACATACGTGGCACCAAATCCGCCATGCATAGGTTGCGCTGTATGATAGGCAATGACTTCGTCGAGTTCTTGTAGCCAATGGTTCACATAGCTTTTCTTTAGTGCAGGAAAGGGTTTACTTTTTTCACCTGTGCCGTGTTTAATCAAAAGTGCACGAACGCCTCGCTCGTGGCTAGATTTTACGGTGCTATATACCAGGTCGCGGCTTTGTTCTAACGTTTTTCCAGCCAGAGTTATATTGGTTTCTAGTGGATATTTACCTAGACGAAGTTTTTTAAACACGCCGTCTTGGATACCGGGCTGCTGAAAATGAATGAAATCATCAGGCGGTACGGGCTTGACACCATCCATACTGAGTGGATTAGCAAGTTTTTCGCGAATACTTAATTTTGTAGCTGCTCGTTTTTGCTTTTCGGCCAGGGCTTTCTCGGGATCATGTAAAATAGCCTTGTCGTCGTCGCCAATTGGCTTTACGTCCTGCATCTCTGCAAAAAAAGAGTCAATATCATCGTTGTTCTGTTGGCTCATTTTACTCCCCACATGTTTTTTACTTCGCATATAGCCTTTGCACATTGGCGCTTTGCTCAACTACACCGCCTATACCAATATGTTGTGCAGTGTATTAAATAGATTTACACAATATGTGGGGATAAGTTTTGAAATTTCATTACTTAATACCAGTTTGTATAGCTAATTAGCCCCTTTTTTAAAGGGCGAGTTCAAAGCGTTCGTACGCTTTGTTGTGCCTCCTTGCTATAGAACCACTGTATCTGAAGAAACGTGACGCAATTACGATCATTTTAAGTATAGCTGAGTAAGCAACAAACTGTGCCGGCTGGTTTAATAGATGGCGCCGGGCTCAGCAAGATCCTCTAGCGCGTCGAGTTCTTCTTGAGTTAATAGAAATTCATCACGCGGTGGTGTGTCGCTGTCATCTTCTGCATCAGCTTGGGGGGGCAAAGGTAACGTCATAATACTCTCCAATTTTGAAAAGTATTACGCATTTTGACAGAACCGCAAATGACTTATGGGAGTGGCGCGATAACTTTTTAATTTGCGACGTAAAGTGTTGTTTACCTCCACAATTTTTCACGTGTAGTCATTGGCGTCCCCAGCTGGAATCGAACCAACATCTAAGCCTTAGGAGGGCCTTGTTTTATCCATTAAACTATGGGGACTTGCTGGCGCTTCTTTATTATACTCAGAACAATAAATTTCGAAACCCCTGATTTATCAATGAGGTGCAGTAGCATATGCCAAAAGCCAAGAGCGGACCATGACCGGTATTACTGACAGGAACACGTAGCACAGTATGAAAGTGCAGCAGGCACAAAAAAACCTGTTGAACTTTCCAACAGGTTTTTTTGTTCTTAGGCCATATTAAATGTCTGTTAAAGGTGGTTTATCAATTGCCGTTTTTAGTACCTCAGACTCTGTCGACGATGCTGCACCTATTTCGTTGCTACCAGCTTCAACTGAACTTGAATTAAGCTCGGCTGTACCAGAAGGTAACGAATTATCCGAAGAAACCTGGACGGCGCCGGCGTTCAACGATGGCAAAACCAGTGTTTCGGGAGAAAAGTCCAATTCCACGCTATCCATTGTGACACCAGTATCGATAGGTATGGTGAGGTTATCTCCTTCTTCCGGTAGCGCAATTGTATCGTTGTCTCCACCACTCATCGATAACGCTACCTGAGCGTCAGCGATAGCAAAATCGA
It contains:
- the smrA gene encoding DNA endonuclease SmrA gives rise to the protein MSQQNNDDIDSFFAEMQDVKPIGDDDKAILHDPEKALAEKQKRAATKLSIREKLANPLSMDGVKPVPPDDFIHFQQPGIQDGVFKKLRLGKYPLETNITLAGKTLEQSRDLVYSTVKSSHERGVRALLIKHGTGEKSKPFPALKKSYVNHWLQELDEVIAYHTAQPMHGGFGATYVLLKKHPQQKLINREKNKKG